The Glycine soja cultivar W05 chromosome 9, ASM419377v2, whole genome shotgun sequence sequence ATGGTTTGTGAAACTTCAATCATTCCACAGCCTGGGAAGTTGGTGTCAGATGATACTAGTGAAAGTGGGATTAAAATACTTGAAATCAGTAGCATTACTCCTATGAATAGGTCTTTGGGAAATGAAAACACATGGTCGTCACCAAATGAGCAGGAACTAGAAGTGAATTCATACTCAGAAAGGGATCGGGACACAGATGGATATATTGTGGAGGTGAGTGAACAAATCTCTGGTGGTGTAACAGAGGAAATGTCTTCTGATTATCTAAAGGTACTCAATGAAGCAGGATCAGTATTTgatgaacaaaataaaagagaatgcAACTTAGATAGCTACCACTCTGATGATGTGATTAGTGAGGTTGATGATTATATGGATGCATTAGCTACCATTGACTCTGAATTGGATACAGACAATGAGCGTGGATCTATGAAAGACTcattaaatattgaaaatttaacTGATTCAAATGGCAAAGGTGAACCTCAACTGCGAGCTCGATTTTCAGATTCTCAATCATTTGGGGACTCCTTGACTTCTGAAGAAATTATTTCATTGGAGCAAGATAGAAATGGAGAGCATAATGAAGTGCAAGGTCAGATGTCAGATTCTCTGTCAACAGGGACTTCCTGGGCATCCGATGATAATAGTCCATTCAGAAGAGATATAAGTGAAGACCATTCCCAACTACAAGCACAGTTTTCAGATTTTCAATCTATCAGAAACTCCACATCAAGGATTAAAGATATGTCATCCAACCAGCTTCTCCCTACTTTTGAGTCGCAAAGGACTTACTGTCATGAGTTTGTTGTGCATGATGATGCACATGTTCAGGGTGAAGTGATTTCTGATTCTAGACCAGTCTCTTCTGGTTCATGTCTGATGGATTCTGGACATTCAATGTTTTCTAGTGATCTTGGAGCTGCCTCAGCAATGTCCCTATCTGCAGGGAGTCAATCACATGAAACACCCTCTGGCCCTGTTGAGCTTCATTTAAGAatagaagatgatgaagaaaaGAAGTGTCTCGTTGAATCTATAGTGGCCAGATCTGATGCTCTCTACCCAATAAGAGATGATGCTTTACCAGTGGTTTCTTTTGATAACAATTATTTGAACTTGGATGTTTGTGATCCCCATGTCCATTCCAATGATCTGTTACAAACTTCTAATGAATTAAACTTAGCTCATGAAGGTGAATCTGGTGATCATTCTGGGATCAAAGTTTTGCAGGCAGAATCTCTTAATGAATGCTCTTCTGAAATATTGGTTAGTGGAGATGTTAGTTTACAAGGGGAGGATCCCATTTTCCCATCTATGGAAGTAGACCTGAATCCAGATACTAAGCTGCTGCTTGATGTCCAAGATTTAAAATCTGAGGATGATATTATAGCTACCCAGCTTAACTCAGAAGATCTGTTTCCTGTTGCAGAGACTACAACGAAGAGCAGCATTACAGAGGAGCTATGCTTTGATTTTATAAATGTAAACAAACCAGATTTAGCAGAAGTTGAAGTTTTGCCTCCTGACCAGCAAATGAATTTTGAAGAGGTGCCAAGCATATTGCCTGGTAATGAAATAAGCGGGTCCACCTGCAGTTTGGATCTAGTTGAAGATGATGGTCATATTATTAAACATCCATCTTCAAATATCATATCTTCTCCAATGAGTAATCATACAAAGTTGGAAGAAACTCTTTCTATTTTTGCAGATCCTTGTGAGAAAGAGATGATAGTCAATGAGGCAGGAAGTAGAGAATCTTTGACAGAATTAGCAGCACAGAAGGTAGAGGATCAACCTGAAATTACTTCTACTGATGTACAGTTGAACATGAACAGATCAGGTCCATGTGATCCTTCGGATTTTGGAATGTGGAATAATACGCAGCATTCATCTCTTAAGGAGAAAATCCAGTATAGCTCTTCTATCAATGACCTGAAAACAGTGCCTGTATGTTCTGAGCTAGACTCTCAAATATTATCTGGCCAGGGAATTAATCCAACAAAGCATGTAATGGATCCACTTAAACCTCTTATTCCTGAGTTCTTACCCAAGGCATCTAAAAACAATCTTGAGGAGATGCCACCTATGCCCCCTCTGCCTCCAATGCAATGGAGAACAGGCAAGGTTCAACATGCTTCCCTTTTTACACAGAGAGAAGACATAGAAGTAAACCTAGCCTCACTCCAACCAATACAGCCAAATAAACTTGACGATATTTCTCAATTTGGTTTACCCACTTCTGAAAAAGAGACCTTGCCATATCAGAATCTATTTTTGCCTGTCATGGCTGTGGAAAGTAATATGCATCAATATTCTTCTGGGTTTTCAGTGGGAATGTCAGAGCAGCCTGTTGCTATTCCTTTTCAACTTCCTGTAATGGTAAATGAAGCAAATGGTCAATATAATTTCCTAGTTCCCGAACATAGCCAAATCCAGAACCCTTTCTTATCATTACAGGACAGGCCTCCACTTGGATATGCTGTTGCTTTGGAGGGAGAAAAGGtattaaatccaagcccatgcCCACCATCGCTACCTGCTGAATGTGTTGTTTCTAGGGCTGATCCGATTCTTCAACAAGAAAAATCAACTCAATCTCCAAGTGAATTAACAGAAGTTACCGGCTTAGAAGTTACAAAGGATAGACCTGAAGAATTGCATTTAGTTCTACCTGCAGAATGTCCAGTTTCTGGAGATGATCCCATTTCTCCTAAAGAGAAACCAACACAATCTCCTAGTCAGTTAATAGAAGAGACTAGTTTAGAAGTAAAACCTCTTGAGCAGTCTTCCATTAATCTGGAAAGGGAACAAGAAGATCCTTCAACC is a genomic window containing:
- the LOC114425349 gene encoding protein SCAR2-like, whose translation is MPLCRHHIRSAHALADPELRRTADSDDSEVLLEAVAMSGLVGFLRQLGDLAQFAAEMFHDLHEEVLATTARGHSLMSRVQQLEAEVPALEKVFLSQTHHSSFFTNGGIEWHPNLRSEQNLVTRGDLPRFIMDSYEECRGPPRLFLLDKFDVAGAGACLKRYTDPSFFIVESASSGKATVEVQREKKIRKVKQKKGTRLRNGETPEVVSSHAKLHQLLLQERIENACGDPARLVKLKRKQLNGSAVEAKTGKSYMEKILEIPSPDYKMVCETSIIPQPGKLVSDDTSESGIKILEISSITPMNRSLGNENTWSSPNEQELEVNSYSERDRDTDGYIVEVSEQISGGVTEEMSSDYLKVLNEAGSVFDEQNKRECNLDSYHSDDVISEVDDYMDALATIDSELDTDNERGSMKDSLNIENLTDSNGKGEPQLRARFSDSQSFGDSLTSEEIISLEQDRNGEHNEVQGQMSDSLSTGTSWASDDNSPFRRDISEDHSQLQAQFSDFQSIRNSTSRIKDMSSNQLLPTFESQRTYCHEFVVHDDAHVQGEVISDSRPVSSGSCLMDSGHSMFSSDLGAASAMSLSAGSQSHETPSGPVELHLRIEDDEEKKCLVESIVARSDALYPIRDDALPVVSFDNNYLNLDVCDPHVHSNDLLQTSNELNLAHEGESGDHSGIKVLQAESLNECSSEILVSGDVSLQGEDPIFPSMEVDLNPDTKLLLDVQDLKSEDDIIATQLNSEDLFPVAETTTKSSITEELCFDFINVNKPDLAEVEVLPPDQQMNFEEVPSILPGNEISGSTCSLDLVEDDGHIIKHPSSNIISSPMSNHTKLEETLSIFADPCEKEMIVNEAGSRESLTELAAQKVEDQPEITSTDVQLNMNRSGPCDPSDFGMWNNTQHSSLKEKIQYSSSINDLKTVPVCSELDSQILSGQGINPTKHVMDPLKPLIPEFLPKASKNNLEEMPPMPPLPPMQWRTGKVQHASLFTQREDIEVNLASLQPIQPNKLDDISQFGLPTSEKETLPYQNLFLPVMAVESNMHQYSSGFSVGMSEQPVAIPFQLPVMVNEANGQYNFLVPEHSQIQNPFLSLQDRPPLGYAVALEGEKVLNPSPCPPSLPAECVVSRADPILQQEKSTQSPSELTEVTGLEVTKDRPEELHLVLPAECPVSGDDPISPKEKPTQSPSQLIEETSLEVKPLEQSSINLEREQEDPSTSPMSPPNLEIEETNHSLLPSDGEMVFPLVTSSQTRERDNTEMPNGKPKNKHRLPQDPVIDPVAALDKSRLRKVTERVMPPRAPKEDERESLLEMIRSKSFNLRPAAVQRPPSIQGPKTNLRVAAILEKANAIRQAFAGSDEDDDADSWSDS